The genomic stretch TAAAACTCACCATATTTAGACTCCTGATGAATAACGTTCTCCTAGTTCCACAGTAAAGATGTGTAAACAAATCTCTGTCAAAACACTGAGTATTAACTTCTGCTCCGGTAAGGGAATTTTCCCTTTATCCATTTTCCTAAGCTTTTGCAAATGCAAATTGACTCAATCCAAGACCTTGCCTCCTCCTCAGTCATTGGTGGAGACTTCGGGGTGCGAAGCCTTAATTGGCCGAAGAGGCACTCAATTACATTCCTGAGGTCCTGCCTAGGATGAAGTATATGCGTGACAATGTGCACCACGTGATCAGTGAGGTGGCTCCCTTGGAACAGCTGTGCATGCATTAGTCAGTCATCAGTGAATGCATTGCCATATTTGAGCTATTTTATGTCTATATAATTGCCCTATATTCCCACTTTATAATCTCATCATAATCTGACTTTGTCACGTCAAATTTGAAGTTGAAGAAACTAGCCTACTACACACACTCGTTTGTTAATTTCTGCACATATGAGTGAGTTCCTTAGGTCTGTGTTTCAGAGTCAACATTGCGTTGAAGTGAATAGTATTTATtctggtttgaataaatcaacagTAAACAATTCCCAAAACGTTATTACACAAAAATGTGATGTCCCAGAGTATCTTTCCAAATCTGTAATATATGAGTTCATAGACTCAAAGTTTCCCCACACATCTGAAAAGCACCAGACATTAAGTGTGGCAGTTCACACTGTCCAGCGTTGAGATAATTGAGCGTCCACACAGGTATTACATTAAATCCTATCATGCCATCTAGTGGATAAATAACATACTGCATTGAATTCATGGAGCACACAGTAGTAACTCCTTCCTCATAGACATGTCTCTAATAAAGAACAAACATGCATTTCCCCTAAAACATAGAATAGAAAATACAAAGCGGATGTTAAAGGTTTTATTGACAGCTCATGTTAAAGTGAACAGATTTGAGTGGTAGTCTGAGAAAATGACAGTATCCATGTAAGAGTATGCATCACACAACTTCATACTGACAGACAATAGTAAAAATGAATGGCAAATCCAACACTGTTTCTTAACAAGCTTAGAACTAATTAGACTGTGTATCATAGTAGAAAACGTTTAAAGAAATAATTTTAAAAATCCCACAGGAAATACTAATAATCAAGTTTGGAACCCGTAAATAACTCCATTGTATTTGGTGAAAGCTGGGAGCAACCAATTCAAATAAAGCTACTGTGTACATTTTATTTATTGTATTCCTATATTCTGAATGCCTCTGTCAAACATTTTGACCAAACAACAAGTCTTAATTCATAAGCGTAATAAAAAACCCGAATTCAAAAAATATTAGTCAAACTAGTCAAGTGTAGGTTAATTATGGCTATGAAGGCCTTCAGTCGTGCATCTATTTGAATTCAATAATCTATTGTTCTAGGATATATGACTAATGTAATACTGATTGTGAAAATGTCTAATGAAATACATTAACATAATTAGACATAACATGAACCTATGATGCAAAGCAGAATGTACCTAACCATTTCCTAAAAAGCATCTAGATGAAAATGAAAACGTTTTAACCAGTGTAGGTCAAAGCCCTTAGATCGCaatatctactaagctaacatatggaattgttttaaaagATGGTCATAAAATTGATCATTTAgccatttgattttgaattttaggaccactGTAGGTataaatactgtatgtatgtatatatatatactaccagtcaaaagtttggacacacctactcattcaagggtttttctttatttttacaattttttacattgtagaataatagtgaagacatcaaaactatgaaataacacatatggaatcatgtagtaaccaaaacagtgttaaacaaatcaaaatatattttatatttgagattcttcaaatatccaccctttgccttgatgacagctttgcacactcttggcattctctcaaccagattcacgaggtagtcacctggactgcatttcaattaacaggtgtgccttcttaaaagttaatttgtgaaatgtatttccttcttaatgagtttgagccaatcagttgtgttgtgacaatgtatacagaagatagccctatttggtaaaataccaagtccatattatggcaagaacagctcaaataagcaaatagaaacaacagtccatcattgctttaagacatgaaggtcagtcaatacggaacatgtcaagaactttgaaagtttcttcaagtgcagttgcaaaaaccatcaagcgctatgatgaaactggctctcatgaggaccgccacaggaatggaagacccagagttacctctgctgcagaggataagttcattagagttaccagcctcagaaattgcagcccaaataaatgcttcacagagttcaagtaacagacacatctcaacatcaactgttcagaggagactgtgtgaataaggccatggtcgaattgctgcaaagaaaccactactaaaggacaccaataagaagaagagacctgcttgggccaagaaacacgagcaatggacattagaccggtggaaatttgtcctttggtctggagtccaaatttgagatttttggttccaaccgccatgtctttgtgagacgcggtgtgggtgaacggatgatctccgcatgtgtagttcccaccgtaaagcatggatgaggaggtgttatggtgctttgctggtgacactgtctgtgatttatttagaattcaaggcagttaaccagcatggctaccacagcattctgcagcgatacgccatcccatctggtttgggcttagtgggactatcatttgtttttcaacaggacaatgacccaacacacctccaggctgtgtaagggctattttaccaagaaggagagtgatggagtactgcatcagatgacctggcctccacaatcccccgacctcaacccagtcagatggcagagtgaaggaaaagcagccaacaagtgctcagcatatgtgggaactccttcaactgttggaaaagcattcaaggtgaagctggttgagagaatgccaagagtgtgcaaagctgtcatcaaggcaaagggtggctatttgaagaatctcaaatataaaatatataaaacacttttttggtttctacatgattccatatgtgttatttcatagttttgatgtcttcactattattctacaatgtaaaaaatactaaaaacaaagaaaaacccttgaatgattaggtgtgtccaaacttttgactggtactgtgtgtgtgtgtgtgagtgtgtgtgtgtgtatatatatatatatagcccataaaaaaaaaacacattgaataacacatttgtacatggcaAAACACAGTCAAAAGGactaaggttttgaagtgtttgtcctatctcttacatataaaaaataaaaataaaaacaatttgaCCCATGTTTGGTCACTTTATTCGTGGAACTTTGGGCCATTTTTATAGGCCGGtcctgggttaccttcagacgactcTGCTGAAGCTTGTGTGCGTCAAAGAGCAAAACAAATGACACAGTCGTGTTGAAAATATTAAAGTATCATATTTTGATGGGGGGTGACTTATTAGTCTGTAGCTCAAACGGTTCGGGTTTTACAGATGATTTCGTGACTATTTTCTTGTCTGGATCCTTTGTGTAGAAAGATACCACTTTCACAAGCCCCATATTATGGAATAGGCGCAAGCTTTATAAAATCGGCAGAAAGAGAGGATTGAGCTGCAGCCACTGCAAGAAACGGTAAGTCTCTAGCATAAACACATGGGGAGCTATTCAATATTTAAAATGACATCACCATGATTTCTATTTCTGTTTTCCACGCCTCTCCTCAAGTCAAGTACAGTATGGCAGTCTGGATGTAGTTCAATGTGGGTGAGTAGTTTCCAAAGAGCTCTATGCTAGACTACAGGACTGAAATGCATCTTTGTCCACAAATGACCAGGTTAAGGGTTCAAATTGTCCACTTAAGACTAATTTGCAGGTGTACAGAAGGTCCAAGGAGATAGCAAACATAAAGGAGAGATTACACAAAGAATTCACCCCCAACTTAGTTTTCCGACAGATCAGCGGTAGAGAGTTGGTACGTTACAAAAGGAAGACAAGACCGTCCATTTGGCCTGCACCGTGGTGCTTGTTATCAGTCTATTCTACTCCCTTTGGTGACTCCCACTGAAAACAGCACTGCTTCTCACAGCTCTCTTAGCATCCACTGTCACATGTTTAGAGAGTCTACACGGAGTCTATACTATCAAGTTAACCCCACTATCAAAGATACGACTCGGACAGCCACAGAATACAGGAACCATTTCCTCAAGATGAAATTAGATTAATTGATAAAGATTCAACTAGAGCCCACAACACTACCGGTACACATTACAGTCTACTCTGAAGAAAGTCAGAAAGCATTTTTTACGATACAGAAAGAAGTGGCTTGCCTTCCAATTGCGTTTGAAAGCTGTGAGACCTTCCTCATCTGCCAGATCGTGACCCAGTCTCCAATCTCCAGTCTCAGTCTGTCACTGAGTTTGTTCTCAGCGAGTACATCTGCTACCTCATGGACCTGTCTGTGCTCAGCACATAGCGTTTGAGTGACCACACACTGTACCAGTAAATGCACTTCAAACCAGCCAACACCCCATTCCAGAGAGGTTAACTAACACATTCACACCTTGCTGCTGGAAGCTGAACTGAGTAGACAGAACAATAATATGCCTTTCTCCCTGTCCGTCTGCACTCCCTCTCAATAAAACAACTCTAACAAAAACTGCGAATAACCAACGGCATAGGGGTCAGGCCAACGCTTTTCTACTATAAAACGTTAAGTTCACCTATGACATTTATTGTCATCAAAGGCCCTTTCACCCACGTCTTGTAGAGACACAACAGACCTATACTGAGTACCTTAAAAACACAGTAGTTCAGTTTAACTTGAAATCCTCAAAACACTTCAAACACTAAAAGTCAGAGTTAGTAAGAAAATAGTCTTTAAAATGGCCTTTCCTCTCCGTTACAAACTTAAAAGCCAGAGTTAGTGAGAAATAGTATTTGAATCACACTTCCTCTCCTTTACAAGCATAGAAAAAGAAACACATAACTCCACAAAACAGGTTCACAGTCCTTGGCCCCATTTAGCTCTCATGAGGTTTCTCTTCCCGCTCCCCACTGGGGCCATTGGGTGGTGGCTTATTGCTGAAGTTCCAGTCGACAGGGTTGAGGAGCTGCATGGTCTTCTTGTGTGTCCAGATGGGGTTTATGAGCACTGTGAGCAGGGCCAGGCCGGTGCAGAAGAGGATGCGCTGGGGCAGGGCCACGTACATGTTCATCTCCCCCCAGTGGCTCCAGCTCACCCACCACATGTAGTAGGTAAGCACCATGCGGCAGTGGAACATGTGGATCATCACCCACTGGTTGGCCTTCCAGAAGAGGGTCCTTGCCCAGCCAGCCTGGACggcagagaagagagggatatTTAGAGAAGGAAATGTACTGATTGGACAGAGGATAAAGACTGTCACAGTGTTTGGGGATATCTATAACAATGTATGGATTGCATATAACATCTTGGTACATAAAACAAAAGTGATGTGAAATCTCATGACTTGGTTCCATTTCTGCTTAGAAGTTCCCATTTCTCAGAATGGCCATCTGTTCATTTATCACTGTTGCATTTCATATCAATGTGCTGGTCTCAGTGTTGAGTATGTAAACAGAAAAGAGGAACTGAAATCTATCTGTGCTTTCTATTTCTAGCCCACCAGTAAAACAACTGAACTATAAAAAAAGGAATAAGCTTACAGTACAGCATCACAAATGGAGTCAATCAAcaactacaaaacaacaacatactgtatagagaTATGATGAAAGGCACCAGACAAACACTCCTCTACCTTTAGTAACATCCAGGAGATGCAGGTGAAAGGCGTGCTCATCTCCAGCAGCAGAATGACCATGGGCAGGTAATGTCCTAGTGAGTCCCAGACCACGGCCCCAGCGAACCCCGACAGGGCAAAGAAATGGTGGGTAGCCAGGGCGAGGTCGAAGGACCTGAACACCACACTGGTGAGATGCAGCGCCACATTCTCAAACAGGAAGAAGCCCGTGGCGGTGAGCACGGTGAACCACGACCAGTCCTCCTGACCTCTTATCCTGTCCCTTGACACGGCCGAGTCCTCGGTTAGCGCCCGTAAGCCCACCATCGTGCTCTGGAGGCCGAACACAGCCCGTGTGACTGCCAGATTCCAGAACACCTTCTCCTTGACCAGCAGAGAGTGGTAGGTCTGGGAGAGGGCCGTGGACACCagctgggagaggaggaagatggcagTGTAGAAGGCAAAGCCCAGGCCGATGATCTGGAGGCGAAGGCCCCAGGAGAAGTAGTCCAGACTGGGGTCAGCGGGGTCCTTGAATGACAGCAAAGGGCTGGCCTGCTGGGAGGTCATGTTGATTTGTGTGGGTGGGATGGTGGATGATGTCTGTTGCTCTTACATCCGTGGAGTTCTCACAGAGTTGAGTAACCAGTAATCACTGAAGTGTCCCATGGGTTAGTTATCAACCACCCTGCAAAATAAATTAAAGCCAACACACATTGGTCAATGTTTATAAAATAGTTATGACATGTCAAAATGTGCTAGATGACCCATAGACCTTTGAACAGTACTTTCTATACCTAATATAAAACATGATCAGTTATTGACCCAATATAAGGTGATGTTGGTATGTTAACTTCTGGCTATGTTTGAAAGATTTCACATCTTTCGTTTGACAGACGATAACATAAGATATCAGGCGCCTGTTGATCTGAGGCAATCAGTCTGACCATGTGTCAATTGAACTTCCTTCTTATTAATGCAACAACATCGTCTGAttaatcaggctgtaatacacaattaattggtatatacagcctgaaaataatgcatgcaaaattgtgtaaatgttccttacaagccagaatgtttaataaaattacatttaaacttACTCTACCGGTTGTCTGTGCGGTTTTACTTCAGCTGCTGGAAATGTGAGACAAAATATCTACAGGAAAGTATTGTTAACCCAACTTCTTAGAGAGCCAGTAGGTGTATGGTTCTGTACCAAGTAAAATTcgttttatattggatattcggT from Coregonus clupeaformis isolate EN_2021a chromosome 29, ASM2061545v1, whole genome shotgun sequence encodes the following:
- the LOC121545034 gene encoding protein CLN8, with translation MTSQQASPLLSFKDPADPSLDYFSWGLRLQIIGLGFAFYTAIFLLSQLVSTALSQTYHSLLVKEKVFWNLAVTRAVFGLQSTMVGLRALTEDSAVSRDRIRGQEDWSWFTVLTATGFFLFENVALHLTSVVFRSFDLALATHHFFALSGFAGAVVWDSLGHYLPMVILLLEMSTPFTCISWMLLKAGWARTLFWKANQWVMIHMFHCRMVLTYYMWWVSWSHWGEMNMYVALPQRILFCTGLALLTVLINPIWTHKKTMQLLNPVDWNFSNKPPPNGPSGEREEKPHES